A genomic region of Noviherbaspirillum sp. L7-7A contains the following coding sequences:
- a CDS encoding malate dehydrogenase, which translates to MAKAPMRVAVTGAAGQIGYSLLFRIANGDMLGKDQPVILQLLEIPDEKAQKALKGVMMEIDDCAFPLLAGMTAHSDPMTAFKDADVALLVGARPRGPGMERKDLLEANAQIFTVQGKALDAVASRNVKVLVVGNPANTNAYIAMKSAPSLPAKNFTAMLRLDHNRALSQIAAKTGKPVSSIEKLFVWGNHSPTMYADYRYATIDGQSVKDMINDQAWNKDTFLPTVGKRGAAIIEARGLSSAASAANAAIDHVHDWVLGTNGKWTTMGVPSDGSYGIPEGTMFGFPVTTENGEYKIVQGLEVDALSQERINITLNELQEERNGVSHLVG; encoded by the coding sequence ATGGCTAAAGCCCCAATGCGTGTCGCCGTGACCGGCGCCGCCGGCCAGATCGGCTATTCCCTGCTGTTCCGCATCGCCAACGGCGACATGCTGGGCAAAGACCAGCCGGTCATCCTGCAACTGCTTGAAATCCCCGACGAGAAGGCCCAGAAGGCGCTCAAGGGCGTGATGATGGAAATCGACGACTGCGCATTCCCGCTGCTGGCGGGCATGACCGCCCACAGCGACCCGATGACCGCATTCAAGGATGCCGACGTCGCCCTGCTGGTTGGCGCCCGTCCCCGCGGCCCTGGCATGGAGCGCAAGGACCTGCTGGAAGCCAATGCGCAGATCTTCACGGTGCAGGGCAAGGCGCTGGACGCCGTCGCTTCCCGCAACGTCAAGGTGCTGGTGGTCGGCAACCCGGCCAACACCAACGCCTACATCGCGATGAAATCGGCGCCCAGCCTGCCGGCCAAGAACTTCACCGCCATGCTGCGCCTGGACCACAACCGCGCGCTGTCGCAGATCGCCGCCAAGACCGGCAAGCCGGTTTCCTCGATCGAGAAGCTGTTCGTCTGGGGCAACCATTCCCCGACCATGTACGCGGACTATCGCTACGCCACCATCGACGGCCAGTCGGTCAAGGACATGATCAACGACCAGGCCTGGAACAAGGACACGTTCCTGCCGACCGTGGGCAAGCGCGGCGCCGCCATCATCGAGGCACGCGGCCTGTCGTCGGCCGCTTCGGCAGCCAATGCCGCCATCGACCACGTCCATGACTGGGTGCTGGGCACCAACGGCAAGTGGACCACGATGGGCGTGCCGTCCGACGGTTCCTACGGCATTCCGGAAGGCACCATGTTCGGCTTCCCGGTCACCACCGAGAATGGCGAATACAAGATCGTCCAGGGCCTGGAAGTCGATGCCTTGTCGCAAGAGCGCATCAACATCACCCTGAACGAACTGCAGGAAGAGCGTAACGGCGTGAGCCATCTGGTAGGCTAA
- a CDS encoding GntR family transcriptional regulator produces MSSAASNQSSSNAPGAGSGVAVNASPTFSPLYQQIKALITQSLQSGEWKPGELIPSEVELAARFKVSQGTVRKAIDELSAENLVVRRQGKGTFVATHHEERAHYRFLRLMPDVGEAHQAANRIIEVKRMRAPAEVARLLDVKSGDSVIFIRRVQSFDGVPTILEELWLPGALFRGLTAERLVEYKGPMYGLFETEFGTRMIRATERIKAVLAEPQVSELLDVPPGTPLLSLERVSFTYGDKPVEVRRGLYRTDRHHYHNELS; encoded by the coding sequence ATGAGTTCCGCAGCCTCCAACCAGTCAAGCAGCAATGCGCCCGGCGCAGGGTCGGGGGTTGCCGTCAATGCTTCGCCCACTTTCAGTCCCCTCTACCAGCAGATCAAGGCGCTGATCACCCAGAGCCTGCAGTCCGGCGAGTGGAAGCCGGGCGAACTGATTCCCAGCGAAGTCGAGCTTGCCGCCCGCTTCAAGGTCAGCCAGGGAACGGTGCGCAAGGCCATCGATGAATTGTCCGCCGAAAACCTGGTGGTGCGCCGCCAGGGCAAGGGCACCTTCGTGGCCACCCACCACGAGGAACGTGCCCACTATCGCTTTTTGCGCCTGATGCCCGACGTGGGCGAGGCGCACCAGGCGGCCAACCGCATCATCGAAGTCAAGCGCATGCGTGCCCCGGCCGAAGTGGCGCGCCTGCTCGACGTCAAGTCCGGCGATTCGGTGATCTTCATCCGGCGCGTGCAGTCGTTCGACGGCGTGCCTACCATTCTTGAAGAGCTGTGGCTGCCCGGCGCGCTGTTTCGCGGCCTGACCGCGGAGCGGCTGGTCGAGTATAAAGGGCCGATGTACGGCCTGTTCGAAACCGAATTCGGCACCCGCATGATCCGCGCCACCGAGCGGATCAAGGCGGTGCTGGCCGAACCGCAAGTGAGCGAGCTGCTGGATGTGCCGCCGGGCACGCCGCTGCTCAGCCTCGAACGGGTGTCGTTCACCTATGGCGACAAGCCGGTCGAGGTGCGGCGCGGTCTGTACAGGACCGACAGGCACCACTATCACAATGAATTGAGTTGA
- the sdhC gene encoding succinate dehydrogenase, cytochrome b556 subunit, translating to MSEAAKKSRPQFSNIHVTQLMHYRLPLAGVVSILHRISGALMFLLLPFVLYLLERSITSEISFDYLRGFASQWYIKLIILALSWAYLHHFAAGIRHLFMDMHMGLSKEGSRYSAASVLAISLFLTLVVALKLFGAF from the coding sequence ATGTCAGAAGCCGCAAAAAAAAGCCGGCCGCAGTTCAGCAATATCCACGTCACGCAGCTGATGCACTACCGCCTGCCATTGGCCGGCGTGGTATCCATCCTGCATCGCATCAGCGGCGCGCTGATGTTCCTGCTGTTGCCCTTCGTGCTCTACCTGCTCGAACGCAGCATCACCTCTGAAATCTCGTTCGACTACCTGCGCGGCTTTGCCTCGCAGTGGTATATCAAGCTGATCATCCTGGCGCTGTCCTGGGCCTACCTGCACCACTTCGCCGCCGGCATCCGCCACCTGTTCATGGACATGCACATGGGCCTGAGCAAGGAAGGCTCGCGCTACTCGGCCGCCAGCGTGCTGGCCATCAGCCTGTTCCTGACCCTCGTAGTCGCCCTGAAACTGTTCGGAGCTTTCTGA
- the sdhD gene encoding succinate dehydrogenase, hydrophobic membrane anchor protein codes for MALKHNNIGSKRLVVGAHYGFRDWLAQRITAIVMALYTVIILATFLTGSNFSYEGWAGMFARQWFKIATFVTLLVMFYHVWVGMRDIWMDYVKPVVARLLLQSATIVWLIGCAGYAAQILWRV; via the coding sequence ATGGCCCTCAAGCACAACAACATCGGCTCCAAGCGCCTCGTCGTCGGCGCCCACTATGGCTTTCGCGACTGGCTGGCCCAGCGCATCACCGCCATCGTCATGGCCCTCTATACCGTCATCATCCTGGCGACCTTCCTCACAGGCAGCAATTTCAGCTATGAAGGCTGGGCCGGCATGTTCGCCCGCCAGTGGTTCAAGATCGCCACCTTCGTCACCCTGCTCGTGATGTTCTATCACGTCTGGGTCGGTATGCGCGACATCTGGATGGACTATGTCAAGCCCGTCGTCGCCCGCCTCTTGCTGCAAAGTGCCACCATCGTGTGGTTGATCGGTTGCGCCGGCTATGCGGCGCAGATTCTCTGGAGAGTGTAA
- the sdhA gene encoding succinate dehydrogenase flavoprotein subunit has product MAAIKSSIPSRRFDVVIVGAGGSGMRASLQLAEAGLNVAVLSKVFPTRSHTVAAQGGVGASLGNMSEDNWYWHMFDTVKGGDYLGDQDAIEFMCREAPKVVYELEHFGMPFDRNPDGTIYQRPFGGHTANFGEKPVQRACAAADRTGHAMLHTLYQRNVRAKTHFFVEWMAIDLIRDAEGDVLGVVALEMETGDVMMLEAKTTILATGGAGRIWAASTNAFINTGDGMGMAARAGLPLEDMEFWQFHPTGVAGAGVLITEGVRGEGGILINSNGERFMERYAPTLKDLAPRDFVSRSMDQEIKEGRGCGPNKDHVLLDLRHIGAETIQKRLPSILEIGHKFANVDATKEPIPVVPTIHYQMGGIPTNIYGQVVAPKNGNPNEIVNGLYAVGECACVSVHGANRLGTNSLLDLLVFGRAAGNHVVGSNLKARSNKDLPADAADLALSRLAKLETSTGSERVQDVANDIRATMQHFCGVFRTDELLQQGYKEIMVLDERRKHVSFKDKSKVFNTARVEALELDNLIETAKATITSAAARKESRGAHAHRDFEKRDDENWMKHTLFYSEGNRLEYKPVQTRPLTVETFKPKARTF; this is encoded by the coding sequence GTGGCAGCAATCAAATCTTCCATCCCATCCCGTCGCTTCGATGTGGTCATCGTCGGCGCGGGCGGTTCCGGCATGCGCGCCTCGCTGCAACTGGCGGAGGCCGGCCTGAACGTGGCGGTGCTGTCCAAGGTCTTCCCGACCCGCTCCCACACCGTGGCCGCACAGGGCGGCGTCGGCGCCTCGCTGGGCAACATGTCCGAGGACAACTGGTACTGGCACATGTTCGACACCGTCAAGGGCGGCGACTACCTGGGCGACCAGGACGCCATCGAGTTCATGTGCCGCGAAGCGCCCAAGGTCGTCTACGAGCTCGAGCACTTCGGCATGCCGTTCGACCGCAACCCCGACGGCACCATCTACCAGCGCCCGTTCGGCGGCCATACCGCCAACTTCGGCGAGAAGCCGGTGCAGCGCGCCTGCGCCGCGGCCGACCGGACCGGCCATGCGATGCTGCACACGCTGTACCAGCGCAACGTGCGCGCCAAGACCCACTTCTTCGTCGAGTGGATGGCCATTGACCTGATCCGCGACGCCGAGGGCGACGTGCTGGGCGTGGTGGCGCTGGAGATGGAAACCGGCGACGTGATGATGCTCGAAGCCAAGACCACGATCCTGGCCACCGGCGGCGCCGGGCGCATCTGGGCGGCATCGACCAATGCCTTCATCAACACCGGCGACGGCATGGGCATGGCCGCCCGCGCCGGCCTGCCGCTGGAAGACATGGAGTTCTGGCAGTTCCACCCGACCGGCGTGGCCGGCGCGGGCGTGCTGATCACCGAAGGCGTGCGCGGCGAGGGCGGCATCCTGATCAACAGCAATGGCGAGCGCTTCATGGAGCGCTATGCGCCCACGCTGAAGGACCTGGCGCCGCGCGACTTCGTGTCGCGCTCGATGGACCAGGAGATCAAGGAAGGCCGCGGCTGCGGCCCCAACAAGGACCATGTGCTGCTGGACCTGCGCCACATCGGCGCCGAGACCATCCAGAAGCGGCTGCCGTCGATTCTGGAGATCGGCCACAAGTTTGCGAATGTGGATGCGACCAAGGAGCCGATCCCGGTCGTGCCGACGATCCATTACCAGATGGGCGGCATTCCGACCAACATCTACGGCCAGGTGGTGGCGCCGAAGAACGGCAACCCCAACGAGATCGTCAACGGCCTGTACGCGGTGGGCGAATGCGCCTGCGTGTCGGTGCACGGCGCCAACCGCCTGGGCACCAACTCGCTGCTGGACCTGCTGGTGTTTGGCCGCGCGGCCGGCAACCATGTGGTGGGCAGCAACCTCAAGGCCCGCAGCAACAAGGACCTGCCGGCGGATGCGGCCGACCTGGCGCTGTCGCGCCTGGCCAAGCTGGAAACCTCCACGGGTTCGGAGCGGGTGCAGGACGTGGCCAACGACATCCGCGCCACCATGCAGCACTTCTGCGGCGTGTTCCGCACCGACGAGCTGCTGCAGCAGGGCTACAAGGAAATCATGGTGCTGGACGAGCGCAGGAAGCATGTGTCGTTCAAGGACAAGTCCAAGGTGTTCAACACGGCGCGGGTGGAAGCGCTGGAGCTGGACAACCTGATCGAGACGGCCAAGGCCACCATCACCTCGGCGGCGGCGCGCAAGGAATCGCGCGGCGCGCATGCCCACCGCGACTTCGAGAAGCGCGACGACGAGAACTGGATGAAGCACACCCTGTTCTACTCCGAGGGCAACCGCCTGGAATACAAGCCGGTGCAAACCAGGCCGCTGACGGTCGAGACCTTCAAGCCCAAAGCCCGCACCTTCTGA
- a CDS encoding succinate dehydrogenase iron-sulfur subunit, which produces MPRTVKFKIYRYDPDKDAKPYMQDLTVELKDTDKMLLDALQRIKADVDDSLALRRSCREGVCGSDAMNINGKNGLACTTNLNELSQPIVLRPLPGLPVIRDLIVDMTNFFKQYHSIKPFLINNTIPPEKERLQYPAEREELDGLYECILCACCSTSCPSFWWNPDKFVGPAGLLQAYRFIADSRDEATGERLDNLEDPYRLFRCHSIMNCVDVCPKGLSPNAAIGKIKELLVRRAV; this is translated from the coding sequence ATGCCACGCACAGTCAAATTCAAGATATACCGCTACGATCCGGACAAGGATGCCAAGCCCTACATGCAGGACCTGACGGTCGAGCTGAAGGACACCGACAAGATGCTGCTGGACGCACTGCAGCGCATCAAGGCCGATGTGGACGATTCGCTGGCGCTGCGCCGCTCCTGCCGCGAAGGCGTGTGCGGCTCGGACGCGATGAACATCAACGGCAAGAACGGCCTGGCCTGCACCACCAACTTGAACGAGCTGAGCCAGCCGATCGTGCTGCGTCCGCTGCCGGGCTTGCCGGTGATCCGCGACCTGATCGTGGACATGACCAACTTCTTCAAGCAGTACCACTCGATCAAGCCGTTCCTGATCAACAACACGATCCCGCCGGAGAAGGAGCGCCTGCAGTATCCGGCCGAGCGCGAGGAACTGGACGGGCTGTACGAGTGCATCCTGTGCGCCTGCTGCTCGACGTCGTGCCCGTCGTTCTGGTGGAACCCGGACAAGTTCGTTGGTCCGGCAGGTCTCTTGCAAGCCTACCGCTTCATCGCCGACAGCCGCGACGAAGCCACCGGCGAGCGCCTGGACAACCTGGAAGATCCGTACCGCCTGTTCCGCTGCCACTCGATCATGAACTGCGTCGACGTCTGCCCCAAGGGCCTGAGCCCGAATGCAGCCATCGGCAAGATCAAGGAGCTGCTGGTCCGCCGCGCGGTGTAA
- a CDS encoding succinate dehydrogenase assembly factor 2: MSANHQSDPANRARLRWRSRRGLLENDILLTRFLDANEESMTDEEVDAYTRLMDLTDNDLMDLLLARKEPSGEIDLPHVHALLARLRKA; the protein is encoded by the coding sequence ATGTCTGCCAACCATCAAAGCGATCCCGCCAACAGAGCACGACTGCGCTGGCGCAGCCGGCGCGGCCTGCTGGAAAATGACATCCTGCTGACGCGTTTTCTGGACGCCAACGAGGAATCGATGACCGACGAGGAAGTCGACGCCTATACCCGCCTGATGGACCTGACCGACAACGATCTGATGGATCTGCTGCTGGCCCGCAAGGAGCCCAGCGGCGAAATCGACCTGCCGCATGTGCACGCGCTGCTTGCACGCCTGCGCAAGGCTTGA